One genomic region from Parerythrobacter aestuarii encodes:
- a CDS encoding cytochrome c oxidase subunit 3, giving the protein MAGAKNHDYHILEPDIWPLIGSISALTFTSGMVMMMHRADWDMPWQIVLGLGIAGLIATFFSWWANVVKEAQGGDHTPVVQLHMRYGMILFIASEVMFFVGWFWAFFDFALFPAPIRDLGENVWENLIGQDGAAALATFPAQGIEVLDPFSLPLLNTLILLCSGTTVTWAHHALLHGDRDGLKKGLWATIALGVLFTCIQAYEYSVAPFGFGGNNYSSAFYMATGFHGFHVLVGTIFLIVCLVRTYKGHFTPRQHFGFEAAAWYWHFVDVVWLFLFVAVYIWGGWGAPVH; this is encoded by the coding sequence ATGGCTGGTGCCAAGAACCACGATTATCACATTCTCGAACCCGACATCTGGCCGCTGATCGGCTCGATCTCGGCGCTTACCTTTACCAGCGGCATGGTGATGATGATGCACCGCGCCGATTGGGATATGCCGTGGCAGATCGTGCTTGGGCTCGGCATCGCCGGCCTGATCGCGACCTTCTTCAGCTGGTGGGCCAATGTCGTGAAGGAAGCACAGGGCGGCGACCACACTCCGGTCGTGCAGCTGCATATGCGATACGGCATGATCCTGTTCATCGCTTCCGAAGTGATGTTCTTCGTCGGCTGGTTCTGGGCATTCTTCGATTTCGCCCTGTTCCCCGCGCCGATCCGCGACCTTGGCGAGAACGTGTGGGAAAACCTGATCGGGCAAGACGGCGCAGCTGCGCTCGCAACCTTCCCGGCGCAGGGTATCGAGGTGCTCGATCCGTTTAGCCTGCCCTTGCTCAATACGCTTATCTTGCTGTGCTCGGGCACCACGGTCACCTGGGCACATCACGCGCTGCTTCATGGCGACCGCGATGGCCTCAAGAAGGGCCTATGGGCGACCATCGCTCTGGGCGTGCTGTTCACCTGCATCCAGGCTTACGAATACAGCGTCGCTCCGTTCGGTTTCGGAGGCAACAACTACAGCTCGGCCTTCTACATGGCGACCGGCTTTCACGGTTTCCACGTGCTGGTCGGCACGATCTTCCTGATTGTCTGCCTCGTGCGCACCTACAAAGGGCACTTCACCCCGCGCCAGCACTTCGGTTTCGAAGCGGCTGCGTGGTACTGGCACTTCGTCGACGTGGTGTGGCTGTTCCTGTTCGTCGCCGTCTACATCTGGGGCGGCTGGGGCGCACCGGTCCACTGA
- a CDS encoding DUF983 domain-containing protein: MNSGSPDTPKGRPALSEAALFGLCPECGGRTLFAGWIKLAPRCRVCSLDYDQFNVGDGPAAFLTLLIGALVVGLAAWLVIAVDPPWWVHVLLWVPLSIGLTIGGLRVAKAALLTSEYRNSAREAGTKDL, translated from the coding sequence ATGAATTCCGGTTCGCCGGACACACCAAAGGGGCGGCCCGCACTCAGCGAGGCCGCCCTTTTCGGTTTGTGCCCCGAGTGTGGTGGGCGGACGTTGTTTGCCGGATGGATCAAGCTGGCTCCGCGCTGCCGGGTTTGCAGTCTCGACTATGACCAGTTCAACGTTGGCGATGGACCAGCCGCGTTCCTGACACTCCTGATCGGCGCATTGGTCGTGGGACTCGCTGCATGGCTTGTCATTGCCGTCGATCCGCCCTGGTGGGTGCATGTGCTGCTGTGGGTGCCGCTCAGCATTGGTTTGACGATCGGTGGCTTGCGTGTGGCAAAGGCGGCACTGCTGACCAGCGAATACCGCAATAGTGCGCGCGAAGCGGGTACGAAGGACCTGTGA
- a CDS encoding SURF1 family protein gives MPKFPLIPTLVVVIAVGIMVSLGFWQLGRMQEKEAMIASYEAAVADHQVDNSHWPHESESAYRTVEFYCAGPHTTKVRAGRNANGETGWRHIVQCLLGGPDPTDESTPILPDYEYFEGEVALGWSRDPESIRWQGGMVRGVVEPGSKYGGRIVADPPLAGLQPLAKPDPRNLPNNHLSYAVQWFLFALTALVIYILALKRRQRGG, from the coding sequence ATGCCGAAGTTTCCGCTCATTCCGACCCTGGTGGTTGTCATTGCCGTAGGGATCATGGTGTCGCTCGGCTTCTGGCAGCTCGGCCGGATGCAGGAAAAGGAAGCCATGATTGCTAGCTACGAGGCTGCGGTTGCGGATCATCAGGTGGACAACAGTCATTGGCCGCACGAATCCGAGAGCGCTTACCGGACTGTCGAATTCTATTGCGCAGGTCCGCACACAACCAAGGTTCGAGCCGGACGGAATGCCAATGGTGAAACGGGATGGCGACACATCGTCCAATGCCTCCTCGGTGGCCCGGATCCCACCGATGAATCGACACCGATTTTGCCGGATTACGAATACTTCGAAGGCGAGGTCGCACTTGGCTGGTCTCGCGACCCTGAATCGATCCGGTGGCAAGGGGGCATGGTTAGAGGCGTGGTTGAGCCCGGTAGCAAGTACGGTGGACGAATCGTCGCCGATCCGCCGCTGGCCGGGCTCCAGCCGCTCGCCAAGCCCGACCCGCGCAACCTGCCCAACAACCACCTGTCCTATGCGGTGCAGTGGTTCCTGTTCGCGCTGACCGCGCTGGTGATCTACATCCTTGCGCTCAAGCGCCGACAGCGCGGCGGCTGA
- a CDS encoding ABC-F family ATP-binding cassette domain-containing protein, with the protein MSFLTLNAVSCTAPDSTPLFPGLDLALGRETVGLVGRNGCGKSTLLEAIASGREPVSGTIARSGTIGLLRQAPDPEETLAEAIGLADELARIARIEAGKPEGDDLDCADWSLTARIEEALAACALPSLALARRLGTLSGGQRMRLMLAGLLVQQPDVLLLDEPSNNLDAEGRAALLRLMDDWQGGILLASHDRELLRHVDRIVELTPIGTHVSVGGWDSFAAARADRIERAETELERRKQELSRTRKGAQREREKQARSDSAGRKVAASGSQPKIVLNARRQQAEATAARKHKLGDGLIEAAEHQLRAAEEEVERLTPVRIELPRADVPSSHRLMEAQGLVCGRGTGQLAKGLDLTIRGGERIAVCGPNGSGKTSLLRILAGELERDAGMLKAETHRLGMLDQHLSMLSPEATALEEIRRHCPDLSKETAHGALAAYGFRNRWAQRVVGTLSGGERVRLALACLFSRTEPPWLLLLDEPTNHLDLEAIEVLEQALSKWDGAIVCVSHDPAFLEAIGVERRIELGD; encoded by the coding sequence ATGTCTTTCCTCACGCTCAACGCGGTTTCCTGCACCGCCCCTGATTCCACTCCGCTGTTTCCCGGCCTCGACCTCGCGCTTGGGCGCGAGACTGTCGGGCTTGTCGGTCGCAATGGTTGCGGCAAGTCGACGCTGCTCGAGGCAATCGCCAGCGGACGCGAACCAGTCAGTGGCACGATTGCCCGCAGCGGTACGATAGGCCTGCTCCGCCAAGCCCCCGATCCGGAAGAAACGCTCGCCGAGGCTATCGGATTGGCGGATGAACTCGCACGGATTGCCCGGATCGAAGCGGGAAAGCCTGAAGGCGACGATCTCGATTGCGCCGACTGGTCGCTCACCGCTCGGATCGAGGAAGCACTCGCTGCCTGTGCCTTGCCCTCGCTGGCCTTGGCTCGAAGGCTTGGGACCCTGAGCGGCGGGCAGCGTATGCGTTTGATGTTGGCAGGCCTGCTGGTGCAGCAGCCCGACGTCCTGCTGCTCGACGAACCCAGCAACAATCTCGACGCCGAAGGCCGCGCTGCCCTGTTACGCCTAATGGACGATTGGCAAGGGGGAATCCTGCTCGCCAGCCACGATCGCGAATTGCTGCGCCATGTCGATCGGATCGTCGAGCTGACTCCTATCGGTACGCATGTCTCGGTTGGTGGGTGGGATAGCTTTGCCGCCGCCCGCGCCGATCGCATTGAACGGGCCGAAACCGAACTGGAGCGCCGCAAGCAGGAGCTGTCCCGGACGCGCAAGGGCGCTCAGCGCGAGCGAGAAAAGCAGGCCCGCAGCGACAGTGCGGGGCGCAAGGTTGCGGCCAGTGGAAGCCAGCCCAAGATCGTCCTCAACGCCCGCCGCCAGCAGGCCGAAGCGACCGCCGCACGAAAACACAAGCTAGGCGATGGGCTCATCGAAGCTGCCGAACACCAGTTGCGCGCGGCCGAGGAGGAAGTTGAACGGCTGACACCTGTCCGCATAGAGTTACCTCGGGCGGACGTCCCGAGTTCTCACCGCCTCATGGAGGCACAAGGCTTGGTCTGTGGACGCGGCACAGGTCAACTCGCCAAGGGTCTCGACCTCACCATCCGGGGCGGCGAACGCATCGCGGTGTGCGGCCCCAACGGCTCGGGCAAAACCAGCCTGCTGCGTATCCTGGCCGGTGAGCTGGAGCGGGATGCCGGGATGTTGAAGGCGGAAACACACCGGCTTGGCATGCTGGATCAGCATCTTTCCATGCTATCGCCCGAGGCCACCGCGCTGGAAGAAATACGGCGGCATTGCCCCGACTTGTCGAAGGAAACAGCGCATGGCGCGCTTGCCGCCTACGGTTTTCGCAATCGCTGGGCACAGCGGGTAGTTGGCACGCTATCTGGAGGCGAGCGAGTGCGCCTGGCCCTTGCATGCCTGTTTAGCCGTACCGAGCCGCCATGGCTGTTGCTCTTGGACGAGCCGACCAATCATCTGGACCTCGAAGCCATAGAGGTATTGGAGCAGGCGCTGTCCAAGTGGGACGGCGCAATCGTCTGCGTCAGCCACGACCCGGCGTTTCTCGAAGCCATCGGTGTCGAACGGCGGATCGAGTTGGGCGATTAA
- the thrC gene encoding threonine synthase gives MRYISTRGSAPTLSFEEVTLTGLASDGGLYVPEEWPTLTADEIRAFRGLPYAEVAARVMAPFVGDSLSFEELRELTGKAYGRFSHAAVVPLVQVDERHWLMELFHGPTLAFKDVALQMLGLLFETFLARRGEQLTLVGATSGDTGSAAIDAVAGREGVEIFMLHPKGRISDVQRRQMTTVRAPNVHNIAISGSFDDGQAAVKRMFTDPAIAGKIRLGAVNSINWARLMAQVVYYFTTAVQLGAPDRSVAFSVPTGNFGDVFAGYVAARMGLPVEKLIVATNVNDILHRALSDGDYSAGTVTPTAAPSMDIQVSSNFERLLFDVGGREGAAMAEQMHAFEASKAMQLTNSQREGAASLFTSVRVDQDAMAHSIRRAFENSGEIIDPHTAIGLYAAYQVELPVEVPIVTLATAHPAKFRDAVERATGARPPLPLRVGDLFAREEACTDLSGDYDELTGFILEHAAQGN, from the coding sequence ATGCGCTATATCTCTACCCGCGGCTCTGCGCCCACGCTCTCGTTCGAAGAGGTCACGCTGACCGGCCTCGCCAGCGATGGCGGGCTGTATGTGCCGGAGGAATGGCCCACGCTGACAGCGGACGAGATCCGTGCCTTCCGCGGGCTGCCCTATGCCGAAGTGGCCGCGCGAGTGATGGCGCCCTTCGTCGGCGACAGCCTCAGCTTCGAGGAACTGCGCGAGCTGACCGGCAAGGCCTATGGCCGCTTCTCGCACGCGGCAGTCGTGCCGCTGGTGCAGGTGGATGAACGGCATTGGCTGATGGAACTGTTCCACGGGCCGACGCTGGCGTTCAAGGATGTCGCACTGCAGATGCTCGGCCTGCTGTTCGAGACTTTCCTCGCCCGGCGCGGCGAGCAACTGACGCTTGTCGGGGCGACCAGCGGCGACACCGGTAGCGCCGCGATTGACGCGGTGGCCGGGCGCGAAGGGGTGGAGATCTTCATGCTCCATCCCAAGGGCCGAATCAGCGACGTGCAGCGCCGCCAGATGACCACTGTACGCGCGCCCAACGTCCACAACATCGCCATTTCCGGCAGCTTCGACGATGGGCAGGCGGCGGTGAAGCGCATGTTCACTGATCCAGCCATCGCCGGCAAGATCCGCCTCGGTGCCGTCAATTCGATCAACTGGGCGCGGCTGATGGCGCAGGTGGTCTATTACTTCACAACGGCGGTACAATTGGGAGCACCCGACCGCAGTGTCGCCTTCAGCGTGCCGACCGGCAACTTCGGCGATGTCTTCGCCGGCTATGTCGCGGCAAGAATGGGCCTGCCGGTCGAAAAACTGATCGTGGCCACCAACGTCAACGATATCCTCCACCGTGCCCTTTCGGATGGCGACTATTCCGCCGGGACCGTCACGCCGACTGCAGCGCCGAGCATGGATATCCAGGTCAGCTCCAATTTCGAGCGGCTGCTGTTCGATGTCGGCGGTCGCGAGGGTGCGGCGATGGCGGAGCAGATGCACGCCTTCGAAGCGAGCAAGGCGATGCAGCTGACCAACTCGCAGCGCGAAGGGGCGGCATCGCTCTTCACCAGCGTGCGGGTGGATCAGGACGCGATGGCACATTCGATCCGCCGGGCGTTCGAGAATTCGGGCGAGATCATCGATCCACACACCGCCATCGGGCTCTATGCCGCCTACCAGGTCGAATTGCCGGTTGAAGTGCCGATCGTCACGCTGGCAACCGCGCATCCGGCCAAGTTCCGCGATGCCGTCGAGCGAGCCACAGGCGCACGGCCTCCGCTTCCGCTGCGGGTCGGCGACCTGTTCGCACGCGAGGAAGCCTGTACCGACCTGTCTGGCGACTATGACGAACTGACTGGGTTCATTCTTGAGCACGCGGCACAGGGCAACTGA
- a CDS encoding class I SAM-dependent methyltransferase, whose amino-acid sequence MADLVRQPQLMVGEGWDDYALLDSGHGRKLERFGRFRFIRPEPQAMWTPQSAEWQADGEFIPGADEDGGGRWHLSPEVPEEGWPLSWREARFTASCTPFRHLGFFPDMAPVWDWMRAQLDGKPEAQTLNLFGYTGVGSQALSECGPVTHVDASKKSVAQARENAELAGMGDRPIRWLVDDAAKFAAREVRRERRYDGIILDPPKFGRGPKNETWRIEEGLAPLVRDCRALLDPESRFLFLTVYAVRMSSLSLAGLVDEIFAGMPGKVEHGDLAVQEQGTGRLLPTAIFARWSNPG is encoded by the coding sequence ATGGCTGACCTGGTCCGCCAGCCGCAGCTCATGGTGGGCGAGGGATGGGACGACTACGCCCTGCTCGACAGCGGTCACGGGCGCAAGCTCGAACGGTTCGGCCGTTTCCGCTTCATCCGCCCTGAACCGCAGGCGATGTGGACTCCGCAATCCGCCGAGTGGCAGGCCGATGGCGAATTCATTCCCGGAGCCGACGAGGATGGCGGCGGCCGCTGGCACCTCTCGCCTGAGGTGCCCGAAGAGGGCTGGCCGCTCAGCTGGCGCGAGGCGCGCTTTACGGCCTCCTGCACGCCGTTCCGCCACTTGGGCTTCTTCCCCGACATGGCCCCGGTCTGGGACTGGATGCGGGCGCAGCTCGACGGCAAGCCCGAGGCGCAGACGCTCAACCTGTTCGGCTATACCGGCGTCGGCTCGCAGGCGCTCAGCGAATGCGGCCCGGTGACGCATGTCGATGCTTCGAAGAAATCGGTCGCGCAGGCGCGTGAGAATGCCGAGCTGGCGGGCATGGGCGATCGCCCGATCCGCTGGCTGGTTGACGATGCCGCCAAGTTCGCTGCGCGCGAAGTGCGGCGCGAGCGGCGCTATGACGGAATCATCCTCGACCCGCCCAAGTTCGGGCGCGGACCCAAGAACGAGACCTGGCGGATCGAGGAAGGCCTCGCCCCGCTGGTGCGCGATTGCCGCGCATTGCTCGATCCGGAAAGCCGCTTCCTGTTCCTCACCGTCTATGCCGTGCGCATGAGCAGCCTCTCGCTCGCGGGTTTGGTCGATGAGATATTCGCCGGGATGCCCGGCAAGGTTGAGCACGGCGATCTCGCTGTCCAGGAACAGGGCACTGGCAGGTTGCTGCCGACAGCCATCTTCGCACGATGGAGCAATCCCGGCTAA
- a CDS encoding dihydroneopterin aldolase, which produces MADSLILEFDDIEHDVLTGIYSEETGKPQPLRMSIAVEYKVADHYGPDSHLDESKNYMDLKFAATDALPEGVHFKLIESVADHICDTLFAQDARVLAVTVKIVKLAIATANEKIGITLRRERR; this is translated from the coding sequence ATGGCTGATTCGCTGATCCTCGAGTTCGACGATATCGAACATGATGTCCTGACCGGAATTTACTCTGAAGAGACCGGCAAGCCGCAGCCGCTGCGGATGTCGATCGCGGTCGAATACAAGGTTGCCGATCACTACGGGCCGGACAGCCATCTCGACGAGAGCAAGAACTACATGGACCTCAAGTTCGCAGCGACCGATGCGTTGCCCGAGGGGGTCCATTTCAAGCTGATCGAATCGGTCGCCGACCACATCTGCGACACGCTGTTCGCGCAGGATGCCAGGGTGCTGGCAGTCACGGTAAAGATCGTGAAGCTCGCCATTGCGACTGCCAACGAAAAGATTGGCATCACGCTCAGGCGCGAGCGGCGCTGA
- a CDS encoding Rossmann fold domain-containing protein, giving the protein MAQAVLDCGRLPDGAAEAARVFYSDWLPKVTGALAGEVDTLAIVMNVADYDHADWRRAVAHDLARQHAPKRVNVVSGEGAALAATLAYLECAPGVTGHYLPLEQQP; this is encoded by the coding sequence GTGGCGCAGGCGGTGCTCGATTGCGGGCGCTTGCCCGATGGTGCGGCCGAGGCTGCCCGGGTCTTCTACAGCGATTGGCTGCCCAAAGTGACGGGTGCGCTGGCTGGTGAGGTCGATACTCTCGCCATCGTGATGAATGTTGCCGATTATGACCATGCCGACTGGCGCCGCGCCGTGGCGCATGATCTCGCACGCCAGCATGCGCCCAAGCGTGTCAATGTCGTAAGTGGCGAAGGCGCTGCGCTGGCCGCGACTTTGGCGTATCTTGAGTGCGCGCCGGGTGTAACCGGGCATTATCTTCCGCTAGAACAGCAGCCATGA
- the moaA gene encoding GTP 3',8-cyclase MoaA codes for MSSSDLIDSFGRRITYLRLSVTDRCDLRCTYCMPERMEFLPRKDVLSLEELRDLSLGFMERGITKIRLTGGEPLVRRDVIDLITALGRFVGSGLDELTLTTNGTQLAAHAQRIADAGVRRINISLDTLDRETFIRLSRRDALASVLGGISAAKAAGLKVKLNTVAMKGINEHEIPALIEWAHGEGHDLTLIETMPLGEIDEDRTDQFLPLVAVREVLEQRWTLTDSEHRTCGPSRYVDVRETGGRLGFITPLTNNFCAGCNRIRVTATGQLYPCLGGGEMVDLRAALRSADPDRNLAEALDTAMRIKPERHDFRIGEGEAPAVARPMSTTGG; via the coding sequence ATGAGCAGCAGCGATCTCATCGACAGCTTCGGGCGGCGTATTACTTACCTGCGCCTGTCTGTCACCGATCGCTGCGACCTGCGTTGCACCTATTGCATGCCCGAACGGATGGAGTTCCTGCCGCGCAAGGATGTGCTGAGTCTTGAGGAATTGCGCGACCTTTCGCTCGGCTTCATGGAGCGCGGGATCACCAAGATTCGCCTGACCGGGGGCGAACCGCTGGTGCGGCGCGATGTGATCGACCTGATCACAGCGTTGGGGCGGTTTGTCGGTAGCGGGCTAGACGAACTGACGCTCACCACCAATGGTACTCAACTGGCCGCCCACGCGCAGCGAATCGCCGATGCCGGGGTGCGCCGGATCAACATCTCACTCGACACGCTCGACCGCGAGACCTTCATCCGCCTGTCGCGCCGCGATGCCCTGGCGAGTGTGCTGGGCGGGATTTCCGCCGCCAAGGCGGCCGGGCTCAAGGTCAAGCTGAACACTGTCGCCATGAAGGGCATCAACGAGCACGAGATCCCTGCGCTAATCGAATGGGCGCATGGCGAGGGCCACGATCTGACCCTCATCGAAACCATGCCGCTAGGTGAAATCGACGAAGACCGGACCGACCAGTTCCTGCCGCTGGTGGCAGTGCGCGAGGTGCTGGAGCAGCGCTGGACACTGACCGACAGCGAGCATCGCACCTGTGGCCCGTCGCGCTATGTCGATGTGCGCGAAACCGGCGGGCGACTGGGCTTCATCACCCCGCTGACCAACAATTTCTGCGCTGGGTGCAACCGAATCCGGGTGACCGCGACGGGACAACTCTATCCCTGCCTCGGCGGGGGGGAGATGGTGGACTTGCGCGCCGCGCTGCGATCGGCGGACCCCGACCGCAATCTTGCCGAGGCGCTCGACACTGCGATGCGGATCAAGCCCGAGCGGCACGACTTCCGCATTGGCGAAGGCGAGGCTCCGGCGGTGGCGCGCCCTATGTCGACGACGGGGGGGTGA
- a CDS encoding MoaD/ThiS family protein: protein MTITIVFLGPLRDLAGESEREVTGPLDWAGLLQAVGPQVAEQLRLDRVNVACRGKVLADKTALAAEDGDEVALLPPVSGG, encoded by the coding sequence GTGACAATCACCATCGTCTTCCTAGGCCCTTTGCGAGACCTGGCTGGAGAGTCCGAGCGCGAGGTTACGGGCCCGCTCGACTGGGCAGGCTTGCTGCAAGCGGTTGGCCCGCAAGTTGCGGAGCAATTGCGGCTCGACCGCGTCAACGTCGCTTGCCGGGGCAAGGTGCTGGCCGACAAGACCGCGCTTGCCGCTGAAGACGGCGATGAAGTCGCGCTGCTCCCGCCTGTCAGCGGGGGCTAG
- a CDS encoding molybdenum cofactor biosynthesis protein MoaE yields the protein MRDIRLLTEPFIPGMLIGPFTNANPGLGGVCTFVGEVRGEGGVQALELSHYEPLTLPGMEELADKAFERFDLMGLLMVHRVGIMLPGEPIVCVSAASKHRRDAIDAVDFCMDYLKSASWFWKREKRADGWHWIEPREADYADRDRWAQAGRK from the coding sequence ATGCGGGACATCCGTCTCCTGACAGAACCCTTCATTCCCGGCATGCTGATCGGGCCGTTCACGAACGCCAATCCCGGCCTCGGAGGCGTTTGCACCTTCGTCGGTGAAGTGCGAGGTGAAGGCGGGGTTCAGGCGCTGGAATTAAGCCACTACGAGCCGCTCACCCTGCCGGGTATGGAAGAGCTTGCAGATAAAGCCTTCGAACGCTTCGACCTCATGGGTCTGCTGATGGTCCATCGCGTCGGAATCATGCTTCCGGGCGAACCCATAGTGTGCGTGTCAGCAGCTTCGAAACATCGCCGCGACGCTATCGATGCGGTCGATTTCTGCATGGATTATCTCAAAAGCGCCTCGTGGTTCTGGAAGCGCGAGAAACGTGCAGACGGCTGGCACTGGATCGAGCCGCGCGAGGCCGACTATGCCGACCGGGACCGCTGGGCGCAGGCTGGACGCAAATAA
- a CDS encoding Crp/Fnr family transcriptional regulator: MTLACATCPVRDSAACAVLSDEEREDLARAGRTVELKKGEMLFAAGDEEHSCATLVYGALKVTSFDQNGEERILALIHPSGFVGELFQPFAHHDVVALTDCRLCVFARSEMERALDKHPALARALLRRSQDDLHAARELLELTGKQDAETRLAGLILSLARAASDSPCHPADQFELPLSRGEMAQMLGLTIETVSRRMTRFEKDGLIAKKGARGIELVDPARLAALVGVGL, translated from the coding sequence ATGACGCTCGCCTGCGCCACATGCCCGGTGAGGGACAGTGCAGCGTGCGCCGTCCTCTCCGACGAAGAGCGTGAGGACCTTGCCCGCGCTGGCCGGACGGTAGAACTCAAGAAAGGCGAGATGCTGTTCGCCGCTGGTGACGAGGAGCATTCCTGCGCCACGCTGGTTTACGGTGCGCTCAAGGTCACCTCGTTCGACCAGAACGGCGAGGAACGAATCCTCGCCCTGATCCATCCCTCCGGGTTTGTCGGCGAGCTCTTCCAGCCGTTTGCGCATCATGATGTGGTGGCCCTGACAGATTGCCGCCTGTGCGTTTTTGCGCGCAGCGAGATGGAGCGCGCACTGGACAAGCACCCTGCCCTTGCACGCGCGCTGCTGCGGCGTTCGCAGGATGATCTCCATGCAGCCCGTGAATTGCTTGAACTCACCGGAAAACAGGATGCAGAAACGAGGCTCGCGGGCCTGATCCTGTCGCTGGCGCGCGCTGCGAGCGATTCGCCGTGCCATCCTGCCGACCAGTTCGAGCTCCCTCTGTCGCGCGGGGAAATGGCGCAGATGCTGGGTCTCACAATCGAAACTGTCAGCCGCCGCATGACGCGATTCGAGAAAGACGGGCTGATCGCCAAAAAAGGTGCGCGCGGGATCGAACTGGTCGACCCCGCGCGTCTTGCTGCGCTGGTTGGAGTGGGCCTGTAA
- the rplU gene encoding 50S ribosomal protein L21: MFAVVRTGGKQYRVAAGDKIAVEKLAGEAGETIVLDDVLLAGEGDTIADASKVTVSAEVIAQAKSEKVVVFKKRRRHNYRRKAGHRQQMTLLRITDIGEGKKPAAKKAAPAKKAEAPAEEKKAPAKKAAAPKKEAAEKKAPAKKPAAKKAPAKKAATKAADKK, translated from the coding sequence ATGTTCGCAGTAGTGCGCACGGGCGGCAAGCAATACCGGGTTGCCGCCGGAGACAAGATCGCGGTCGAGAAGCTGGCTGGTGAAGCCGGCGAGACCATTGTGCTGGACGATGTCCTGCTCGCCGGCGAAGGCGATACCATCGCCGACGCCAGCAAGGTGACCGTTTCGGCTGAAGTCATCGCCCAGGCCAAGAGCGAGAAGGTCGTCGTTTTCAAGAAGCGTCGCCGTCACAACTATCGCCGCAAGGCCGGCCACCGCCAGCAGATGACCCTGCTGCGCATCACCGACATCGGTGAAGGCAAGAAGCCTGCTGCTAAGAAGGCCGCTCCGGCCAAGAAGGCTGAGGCTCCGGCTGAAGAGAAGAAGGCTCCGGCAAAGAAGGCGGCTGCTCCCAAGAAGGAAGCCGCTGAGAAGAAAGCTCCGGCCAAGAAGCCTGCTGCAAAGAAGGCCCCGGCCAAGAAAGCTGCCACCAAGGCAGCCGACAAGAAGTAA
- the rpmA gene encoding 50S ribosomal protein L27, with the protein MAHKKAGGSSRNGRDSAGRRLGVKKFGSEAVVAGNIIVRQRGTKFYPGSNVGMGKDHTLFALEDGVVRFHTGKQARKYVSVDMIAEAAE; encoded by the coding sequence ATGGCACATAAAAAAGCAGGTGGTTCATCCCGTAACGGTCGCGACTCAGCCGGTCGCCGCCTTGGTGTGAAGAAGTTCGGCAGCGAAGCAGTCGTCGCCGGCAACATCATCGTGCGCCAGCGCGGCACCAAGTTCTATCCGGGCAGCAACGTCGGCATGGGCAAGGATCACACCCTCTTCGCTCTCGAAGACGGCGTGGTGCGATTCCACACCGGCAAGCAAGCGCGCAAATACGTGTCTGTAGACATGATTGCGGAAGCTGCCGAATAA
- a CDS encoding GNAT family N-acetyltransferase — translation MFHRSERLFLRPVWEEDAPAIYRGIADEVIVRNLARAPWPYGMEDARSFAKLPRNPAQPDFAITLPDTGEYVGQCGYGPDEDGQLQVGYWIAREHWGKGFATEATRALLDIGRALGFGRIVAAHFVDNPASGKVLRKAGFRATGEVRPLYSRARDARHPAARYVIDLSDEETSPGGMLRAA, via the coding sequence ATGTTCCATCGCAGTGAAAGACTGTTCCTGAGGCCTGTCTGGGAAGAGGATGCGCCGGCGATCTATCGCGGCATCGCCGACGAGGTAATCGTGCGCAACCTTGCCCGCGCGCCGTGGCCCTATGGTATGGAAGATGCGCGATCCTTCGCCAAACTGCCACGCAATCCCGCGCAACCGGACTTCGCCATCACCCTGCCCGACACCGGCGAATATGTCGGCCAGTGTGGCTATGGCCCCGACGAGGACGGGCAGCTGCAAGTGGGCTACTGGATCGCCCGCGAACACTGGGGGAAGGGCTTTGCCACAGAAGCGACGCGTGCGCTGCTCGATATCGGGCGGGCGCTCGGTTTCGGGCGCATCGTGGCTGCACATTTCGTCGACAACCCCGCATCGGGCAAGGTCCTGCGCAAGGCGGGTTTCCGTGCCACGGGTGAAGTTCGCCCGCTCTACAGCCGGGCGCGCGATGCCCGGCATCCGGCCGCACGCTATGTGATCGACCTCAGTGACGAAGAGACTTCCCCGGGCGGAATGCTTCGCGCAGCCTGA